GGCCCGCGCGGCGGGGCGCGGCGCCGGCCTGGTCGGGCTGACCTTCGACGACGGCTACACCGACTTCCTGACCCAGGCGCTGCCGCTGCTGCGCCGGTACGACTGCACCGCCACCCTCTTCGTGCTGCCGGGGCGGCTCGGCGTGGACAACGTGTGGGACCCGCTGGGGCCGCGCAAGTCCCTGCTCACCGCCGAGGGCATCCGCGAAGTCGCCGCGTCCGGGCAGGAGATCGGCTCGCACGGGCTGCTCCACCAGGACCTCACCGCGGCCGCCGACGACGTGCTCCAGCAGGAGCTGCGGGGCAGCCGCGACCTGCTGCGCGAGCTGACCGGGACGCTGCCGGAGGGCTTCTGCTACCCGTACGGGCACCTCGACGAGCGGGTCGTCGAGGCGACCCGGGCCGCCGGGTACGGGTACGCCTGCGCCATCGACCCCGGGCGGCTCGCCGGCCGGCACGCGCTGCCGCGGACCCACGTCAGCCAGGCCGACGGCGGGGCGCGGCTGCGCGTGAAGCAGCTGCGGCACCAGGTGCGGGGGCTCCGGAGGGTGGTCCTGCCGTGAAGGCCCTGCACATCATCACGGGACTCGGTGTCGGCGGTGCCGAGCAGCAACTGCGGCTGCTGCTGCGGCACATGCCGATGCGGTGCGACGTCCTGACGCTGACCAACCCGGGGCCGGTGGCCGAGGGGCTGCGCGCCGACGGGGTCCGGGTCGTGCACCTGGGCATGCACGGCAACCGGGACCTTGGGGCGCTGCCGAAGCTGGTGCGGTTCGTCCGGCGCGGCCGGTACGACCTCGTGCACACCCACCTCTACCGGGCCTGCGTGTACGGGCGCCTCGCGGCGCGGCTCGCGGGCGTCGGGGCGACCGTGGCCACCGAACACTCCCTCGGAGAAGGGGAGATCGAGGGGCGGCCGCTGACGGCCGGGGTGCGGGCGCTGTACCTGGCGAGTGAGCGGCTGGGCGCGGCGACGGTCGCGGTGTCCGACACGGTCGCCGCCCGGCTGGAGGCGTGGGGGGTGCCGGCCGCGCGGGTGCACGTGGTCCCGAACGGGATCGAGGCCGTCCGCTTCCGCTTCGAGGAGGGCGTGCGGCGCGGGACGCGGGCCCGGACCGGGCTGCCGGAACGGGCCTTCGTGGTCGGCGGGGTCGGGCGGCTGGTGCCGGGCAAGCGGTTCGACGTACTGGTACGGGCGGTGGCGGCGCTGCCGGGGGCGCACCTGCTGCTGGCGGGGGACGGGCCGGAGCGGGCCGCGTTGCGCCGGCTGGCGGCGGAGCTCGGCGCGCAGAGCCGGATCCACCTGCTGGGGGAGCGGGACCCGCTGGGCGACAGCGCGGACGGTCGCACGCCGGGGATCCCCGCGCTGCTCGCCGCCATGGACGTCTTCGTTTCCCCTTCGCGGGAGGAGGCGTTCGGGCTGGCGGTCGTCGAGGCGCTCGCCGCCGGGCTCCCCGTCCTCCACGTGACCTGCCCGGCCATCGACGACCTGCCGGCCGCGCAGGCCCCCGGGGCGCGGCGGATCGGCACCGGCACGGAGGAGCTCGTCGCGGCGCTCCGGGGGCACATGGAGGCGGGCGCCAAGCGGCTGCCGCCGCCGCCGGTGGTCCGCCGCTACGACATCGCCCGCAGCGCGCGGCAACTCCTCGACGTGTACGACCTGGCCCTCGGCACGGCGGCCCCCCGGGGCGCCGCCCCGGGCCCCGGCGGGCCGGGGGTGGGCGGCGTGGCGCCGGACCGGCTCGGCGCCGGGCCCTCCCGGGGCGCTGCCCCGGACCCCGCGCCTCAAGCGCCGGTGGGGCTGGATGTGCCTGGCCCGGGTCTCGCGGCGCAGGCGGTGGCGGGGCTGCAGGTGGGTCCGGCCGCGGCGCTGGGGAAGCCGGACCGGCTCGGCCCCGGGGGCCCCCGGGGCGCTGCCCCGGACCCGGCGCCTCAAGCGCCGGTGGGACTGGAGGTGGGCGGGCCCGGGCTCGTGGTGCGGGCGCCGGTGGGGGCGGGCCTGCGCCCGGGGGACCCGGGCATCGGGGTGCGGCAGCCGGAACCCGCAACGGCGTGCACGCCGACTCTCAGCCAGGGCGCGGCCCCGGTGCCGGTCGGCGCCGGAGGCGCCGGGCCGGAGGCCGGCGCGACCACGCCGCCCGGGCCCGACCCGGAGGCAGGGCCGGCGGCGGCCCCCGAACAGGCCGGCAGCGGTTGACCGTTCCCCGGCAGCTCTCCGCAGGGGGCCCGGCAGGGCCCATGGGAACTTCCCTCGATACAGGAAGCGAGCGCACGCTCATGGCAGACACCGTTGATCAGAAGAAGTCCGACCGCCACCGCTCCGAGCGACGCCGCCTTCGGCGGCCACGGCCGCCCGCCTGGTGGCCGCTGCCCGTCTGCGCGGTGCTGGGGCTGGCCGCGGGCGGGGCGTACGGGGTGCTCAAGGCGCCCGAGTACGCCGCCACCAGCTACGTCGTCGCCGTCCCGGACGACACCACCGAGCCCGCCACCGCCCTCGGCTTCGCGCAGGCGTACGCCCGTATCGCCACCAGCAGCTCCACCCTCGCCTACGCTCAGCCCCGCGCCGGCATCGCCGTCCGGAAGCTGCGGACCCAGGTGCGGGCCGAGACCTCCCCCGAGTCCCCGATGATCGCCATCACCGGTACCTCGAAGAGCCCCTCCGAGGCCGCCGACATCGCGAACGCCGTCGCCGACGCGCTCTCGCTGAGCAGCAACCAGGCCGCCAAGAACACCGGTGTGCAGCTGCTCCTCTTCAACCAGGCCGTGGCCCCGACCGACCCCGCCTCCCCGTCCGCCGCCATCAGCGGCGCCGTCGGGCTGTGCGCCGGAGGTCTGCTCGGCGGGCTGTGGCTGCTCGCCCGGCCCGGCCGCCGCAAGGACGCGGAAGGGGAACCACAGCCGGTCGTCGAGGAGTACCCCTCGCTTCCCGCGCAGGGTGAGCACGCCGAGACCAAGGAGAAGGAGTCCGTGCGATGACCCAGGGCTCCGCAGGACAGCCCTTGACGGTGACCCTGTGCCGCGACCCCCGGCAGTTCGCCGTGCTGGAGGAGCCGTGGAACCGGCTCGTCCGCGCCTGCCCCACCGCCACCCCCTTCCAGACCCACGCCTGGCTGCACTCCTGGTGGCTGTCGTACGGGAAGGACGGCCGGCTGCGGCTCGTCCTCGTGCGGCGCGGCGAGGAACTGGTCGGCGCGGCCGCGCTGATGCTCGTCCACCGGCCGCTGCCGCTGCTGGTGCCGCTCGGCGGTCCCATCAGCGACTACTTCGACGTGCTCGTGGCCGCCGAGTACGCCGACCAGGTCGTCCCGGTTCTGGCCCACGGGCTGCACCGGGCTGCCCGGGGCGCGGTCGTCGACCTGCGGGAGGTCCGCCCCGGGGCCGCGGTCGAGCAGCTGTACAAGCACTGGCCCGGGACCGGCGCCAGGCTCACCGACTCCACCTGCATGGAACTGCCCGCGCTGCCCATCGACGAGCTGGTCAAGCGGATGCCGGCCTCCGGCGCCCAGCGGGTCCGGGCCAAGCTGCGCAAGACCGACGCGGCCGGGATCGAGGACCACGAGGCCACCGAGCAGGAAGTGCCGCGTGCGGTACGGCACTTGCTGCGGCTGCACGAGAAGCAGTGGCGCGGACGCGGGGTTACTCCCGAACACCTGAAGCCGCGCTTCGCCGAGCACCTGACCCGGGCCACCCGGCGGATGGTGCGGACGGGGGAGGCCCGGCTGACGGAGTTCCGCCTGGACGGGAAGGTGGTGGCGGCCAACGTCACGCTGCTGTCGGCCGGGCTGAGCGGCGGCTACCTCTACGGGGCCGACCCGGACCTGCGGGCGCGGAAGGTGGACGTGGCGACGCTGCTGCTGCGCCACGATTCCGGGCACGCCCTGGCCGACGGCCGCCCGGTGGTGAGCTTCCTGCGCGGCAACGAGCCGTACAAGAACCACTGGAGGCCCGAGAGGGTCGTCAACCAGAGGTTCCTGCTGGCCACGACCGCGCTCGCGCCCCTGCTGCGACTGCACGAGTCGCAGGTGGCGGGGCGCGAGCGGGCGGTGGACGCGCTGCGGGAGGCGCTGCCGGCCGCCAGGGACTGGCGGGCGCGGCTCAACGAACTGCGGGTGAGATGACCCGACTAGAAGGGCCAGTAGCCGGAGTCCTTGCCCCAGTCGACCTTGACGCAGACGGACTGCTTGCCGACCAGCTTGGAGAGCCACTCGCCGAAGTTGAGCGGCACGCACCACTGCTTGCTGTTGGTCGGCTGGGCGGGCGGCTCGGGCGTGGGCTTCGGCGAGGCCGAGGCGGCCGGCGTGGGCTCGGGCTTCGGTACGAGCGGGCTCGGCGCGACGGGCGAGGGCGTCGGGCTCGGAGTGACCTCTGGCTTGGGTTCCGGCGTGACTTCCGGCTTGGGTTCGGGCGTGACTGCCGGTGTGGGGTCGGGCGTGAGTTCGGGCTTGGGTTCCGGTGTCGGGACGAGGGGGCTCGGGCTGACCGGCAGCGTGGGCTTCGGGGTGGGGACGACCGGGCTCGGTGTGGCCTCGGGGGTGGCCTCGGGGGTCGGGCCGGCCGGGCTCGGGGTGGCCTCGGGCGTGGGCTCCGGCGTCGGGGACACCGGGGAGGGCTTGGGGACGTCGGGCGTCGGCACCTGCGGGGTCGGCACCTGCGGTGTGGGGACCTGCGGGGTCGGCACCTGCGGCGTCGGGACGACGGGCGTGGGGACGACCGGGGTGGGTACGACGGGGGTCGGGACCACCGGCGTCGGCACGACCGGGGTCGGGATCACCGGGCCGGGCTTCTCCGGGGTCAGGGCCTCGCGGAAGGCCTTCGACGACTCGGGGTTCTGCTTGCACTGCCACACGCCGTGCGGGCAGTAGTCGGTGATGGTGTGGTAGAGCGGTTTGTGCCGCTCGATCCACTGCAGCATGCGCCGCACGTA
This genomic window from Streptomyces sp. NBC_01351 contains:
- a CDS encoding lipopolysaccharide biosynthesis protein, which produces MADTVDQKKSDRHRSERRRLRRPRPPAWWPLPVCAVLGLAAGGAYGVLKAPEYAATSYVVAVPDDTTEPATALGFAQAYARIATSSSTLAYAQPRAGIAVRKLRTQVRAETSPESPMIAITGTSKSPSEAADIANAVADALSLSSNQAAKNTGVQLLLFNQAVAPTDPASPSAAISGAVGLCAGGLLGGLWLLARPGRRKDAEGEPQPVVEEYPSLPAQGEHAETKEKESVR
- a CDS encoding polysaccharide deacetylase family protein yields the protein MSADTDTAPAAVVDPARRTASPWVLMYHSVAEFTDPAEDPYGITVTPRALEAQLLWLRSRGLRGVSVGELLRARAAGRGAGLVGLTFDDGYTDFLTQALPLLRRYDCTATLFVLPGRLGVDNVWDPLGPRKSLLTAEGIREVAASGQEIGSHGLLHQDLTAAADDVLQQELRGSRDLLRELTGTLPEGFCYPYGHLDERVVEATRAAGYGYACAIDPGRLAGRHALPRTHVSQADGGARLRVKQLRHQVRGLRRVVLP
- a CDS encoding GNAT family N-acetyltransferase — protein: MTQGSAGQPLTVTLCRDPRQFAVLEEPWNRLVRACPTATPFQTHAWLHSWWLSYGKDGRLRLVLVRRGEELVGAAALMLVHRPLPLLVPLGGPISDYFDVLVAAEYADQVVPVLAHGLHRAARGAVVDLREVRPGAAVEQLYKHWPGTGARLTDSTCMELPALPIDELVKRMPASGAQRVRAKLRKTDAAGIEDHEATEQEVPRAVRHLLRLHEKQWRGRGVTPEHLKPRFAEHLTRATRRMVRTGEARLTEFRLDGKVVAANVTLLSAGLSGGYLYGADPDLRARKVDVATLLLRHDSGHALADGRPVVSFLRGNEPYKNHWRPERVVNQRFLLATTALAPLLRLHESQVAGRERAVDALREALPAARDWRARLNELRVR